A single region of the Lactobacillus xylocopicola genome encodes:
- the infA gene encoding translation initiation factor IF-1, producing the protein MAKDDVIEVKGKVIDTLPNAMFKVELENGAEILAHVSGKIRMHYIRILPGDRVTVELSPYDLTKGRITYRYIK; encoded by the coding sequence TTGGCAAAAGATGATGTCATTGAGGTAAAGGGTAAGGTTATTGATACCTTACCTAATGCTATGTTTAAAGTTGAATTGGAAAATGGAGCGGAGATTTTAGCACACGTTTCCGGTAAGATTAGAATGCACTATATTCGTATTTTACCTGGAGACCGGGTTACTGTTGAACTTTCTCCTTATGATTTAACAAAAGGTAGAATTACTTATCGGTATATAAAGTAA
- a CDS encoding adenylate kinase, with translation MINLFLLGLPGAGKGTVSEQIVDKYQLTHISTGDMFREAMANKTKVGLEAKSYIDKGDLVPDEVTARLVEERLGQPDIEKGYILDGFPRTIVQAELLEDITKKLNKPLTSVISLEVKEETLVKRLSARFMCKNCGATYNKLTKMPKVEGTCDRCGSHDFYQREDDKPEVVKNRLEVNEKMNTPLKDYYQAHGLLTVVNGERNPEEVFESVDAVLSNK, from the coding sequence ATGATTAACTTATTTCTTTTAGGATTGCCAGGAGCTGGTAAGGGTACAGTATCAGAGCAAATTGTTGATAAATATCAGCTAACTCATATCTCAACTGGGGATATGTTTAGAGAAGCAATGGCGAATAAGACCAAGGTTGGACTTGAAGCCAAAAGTTATATTGACAAGGGTGATTTGGTACCAGACGAGGTTACTGCTAGGTTGGTTGAAGAGCGTTTAGGGCAACCTGATATTGAGAAAGGCTATATTTTAGATGGCTTTCCGCGGACGATTGTTCAAGCTGAACTTTTGGAAGATATCACCAAAAAGTTAAACAAGCCTTTGACTAGCGTAATCTCGCTTGAAGTTAAGGAAGAAACCTTAGTCAAGCGCTTATCAGCCCGCTTTATGTGTAAAAACTGTGGTGCCACCTACAACAAGTTGACTAAGATGCCCAAGGTTGAGGGCACTTGCGATCGTTGTGGCAGCCATGATTTTTACCAACGTGAAGATGACAAGCCAGAAGTTGTCAAGAATCGTTTAGAAGTCAACGAAAAGATGAATACACCTTTGAAAGATTATTACCAGGCACATGGTTTGTTGACTGTTGTTAATGGTGAACGAAATCCCGAAGAGGTCTTTGAGAGTGTTGATGCGGTGTTAAGCAATAAGTAA
- the secY gene encoding preprotein translocase subunit SecY, producing the protein MFSTLKNAFKDKEIRNKIYFTLLILLIYRIGANITVPGVNAKAITQVAQTGLVPMLDTVSGGGLDNYSIFSLGVSPYITAQIVIQLLQMDIVPTLVEWGKQGEVGRRKTNQVTRWLSLAVAFFQSIGITLGFNALTQMGLVKTQTPQTYAEIAIIMTAGTMVLTWLGDEITDKGLGNGVSVIIFAGIIARLPRGLWQLYKDEIINNSASDRWQGILFFIAIIIAILIVTQIVTWVEQADRRIPIQYTRRATISGSESFLPLKVNVSGVIPVIFASSFIITPATILMAFQRTQGDQEWYKVMTNIFSMQTTPGVIIYTILIVLFTFFYAFVQVNPEKLAKNLQKQGAYIPSVWPGKDTQNYVSKLLIRLSTVGSVFLGLVALLPQLATNFWDLPSSIGLGGTSLLIVIGVVLELSRQINGLLMKREYVGFIR; encoded by the coding sequence ATGTTTTCGACCTTGAAGAACGCCTTTAAGGATAAAGAGATTAGGAATAAAATTTATTTTACCCTCCTTATTCTATTAATTTACCGCATTGGAGCTAATATTACTGTTCCGGGTGTAAATGCAAAGGCGATTACTCAAGTTGCACAAACGGGCTTAGTTCCAATGTTGGATACTGTTTCCGGTGGTGGACTAGATAATTATTCAATCTTTTCACTAGGTGTTTCCCCCTATATTACGGCGCAAATTGTTATTCAATTGTTGCAAATGGATATTGTTCCAACCTTAGTAGAGTGGGGCAAGCAAGGTGAAGTTGGTCGCCGTAAGACCAATCAAGTAACTAGATGGCTCTCGTTAGCAGTGGCTTTCTTTCAAAGTATTGGTATTACGCTAGGTTTCAATGCGTTAACCCAGATGGGATTAGTAAAAACGCAAACGCCGCAGACCTACGCAGAAATTGCTATCATTATGACAGCAGGAACAATGGTATTGACCTGGCTCGGTGATGAAATCACCGATAAGGGTCTTGGTAATGGAGTTTCGGTAATCATTTTTGCCGGAATTATTGCCAGACTCCCTCGCGGACTATGGCAGCTATACAAAGATGAAATTATCAACAACAGTGCGAGTGATCGCTGGCAAGGTATTTTGTTCTTCATCGCGATTATCATTGCAATCCTAATCGTAACGCAGATCGTTACTTGGGTTGAACAGGCAGATCGCCGCATTCCAATCCAATATACCAGACGGGCAACTATTAGTGGATCAGAAAGCTTTTTGCCGCTAAAGGTTAATGTTTCTGGTGTTATTCCAGTTATTTTTGCTAGTTCGTTTATTATCACGCCAGCAACTATTCTAATGGCCTTCCAAAGAACGCAAGGCGATCAGGAATGGTACAAGGTGATGACCAATATCTTCAGTATGCAAACTACCCCTGGGGTGATTATTTATACAATTCTGATCGTGCTCTTTACGTTCTTCTATGCTTTTGTTCAGGTTAATCCTGAAAAGCTAGCTAAGAACTTACAAAAGCAAGGAGCTTATATTCCAAGCGTTTGGCCAGGAAAAGATACACAAAATTATGTTTCAAAGTTGTTAATTAGATTGTCAACTGTTGGTTCAGTCTTCTTAGGCTTGGTGGCACTGTTGCCCCAGCTTGCAACTAATTTCTGGGATTTACCTAGTTCAATCGGACTAGGAGGAACTAGTCTATTGATTGTAATTGGAGTTGTCTTGGAGTTATCTCGTCAAATTAATGGATTATTAATGAAGCGAGAGTATGTAGGATTCATCAGATAG
- the rplO gene encoding 50S ribosomal protein L15, producing MKLNELHAAEGSRGTRKRVGRGTSSGHGKTSGRGQKGQLSRQGGHTRLGFEGGQMPLFRTMPKRGFNNINRKEYAIINLDDLNKFADGSEVTVTSLKEKGLVKKELAGVKLLAKGDLKVKLNVKVNKVSAAAQKAVEAAGGSIEVI from the coding sequence ATGAAGCTGAATGAATTACATGCTGCTGAAGGTTCACGTGGTACTAGAAAACGCGTTGGTCGCGGTACTTCAAGTGGTCACGGAAAGACTTCCGGTCGTGGACAAAAGGGACAATTATCCCGTCAAGGCGGACATACTCGTTTAGGTTTTGAAGGTGGACAGATGCCACTGTTCAGAACTATGCCTAAGCGAGGTTTCAATAACATTAACCGTAAAGAATACGCAATTATTAATTTAGACGACTTAAACAAGTTTGCAGATGGCAGCGAAGTAACTGTTACTAGTCTGAAAGAAAAAGGCTTGGTTAAGAAGGAATTAGCAGGCGTTAAGTTACTCGCTAAGGGTGATTTAAAAGTTAAGTTAAACGTAAAGGTTAACAAAGTTTCCGCCGCTGCACAAAAAGCAGTTGAAGCTGCAGGCGGATCTATTGAGGTGATCTAA
- the rpmD gene encoding 50S ribosomal protein L30 yields the protein MTELKVTLIRSAAHRLPDQKKIVKALGLGRINSTATLPDNASIRGALLKVAHLISVEEINK from the coding sequence ATGACTGAATTAAAAGTTACTTTAATTAGAAGTGCTGCGCACCGTCTACCTGACCAAAAGAAAATTGTTAAGGCTCTTGGCCTTGGTAGAATTAACAGTACAGCTACTCTACCAGACAATGCCTCCATTCGTGGTGCATTGTTAAAAGTTGCTCACTTAATCTCGGTTGAAGAGATTAACAAATAA
- the rpsE gene encoding 30S ribosomal protein S5 — MANRNDSRNNRRNKDDIEDQLVAINRVTKVVKGGQRMRFAALVIVGDKKGRVGFGTGKAQEVPEAIRKAVEAGKKNMITVPKVGTTIPHEVIGHYGSGSILIKPAPAGSGVAAGGAVRIVMDMAGIADVTSKSLGSNTPINVVRATIDGLKKLRTSEDVEKLRHASLD, encoded by the coding sequence ATGGCAAACCGCAACGATTCTCGTAATAATCGCAGAAACAAAGACGACATCGAAGATCAGTTAGTAGCAATTAATCGTGTCACCAAGGTTGTCAAGGGTGGTCAACGAATGAGATTTGCTGCCCTAGTAATCGTGGGCGACAAAAAAGGTCGTGTAGGCTTTGGTACTGGTAAAGCTCAAGAAGTTCCAGAAGCAATCCGTAAGGCCGTCGAAGCTGGTAAGAAGAACATGATCACTGTTCCTAAGGTTGGTACAACCATTCCGCACGAAGTGATTGGCCACTACGGTTCAGGTAGCATTTTGATTAAGCCAGCTCCAGCTGGTTCTGGAGTTGCTGCCGGTGGTGCCGTTCGTATCGTTATGGATATGGCCGGTATCGCTGATGTTACTTCTAAGTCACTTGGATCAAATACACCAATTAATGTTGTTCGTGCAACAATTGATGGTTTAAAGAAGCTTAGAACTAGTGAAGATGTTGAAAAGCTTCGTCACGCAAGTTTAGATTAG
- the rplR gene encoding 50S ribosomal protein L18, producing the protein MISKPDKNKLRLKRHKRIRSKISGTAERPRLSVFRSNKNIYAQLIDDVAGVTLASASTLDDSVKGSTKVEQAQAVGKAIAAAAKAKKISNVVFDRSGYLYHGRISALADAARENGLDF; encoded by the coding sequence GTGATTTCAAAACCAGATAAGAATAAATTACGCTTAAAGCGTCATAAACGTATTCGTAGCAAAATTTCTGGTACTGCTGAGCGCCCACGCTTAAGCGTTTTTCGTTCAAACAAAAACATCTACGCTCAATTAATTGATGACGTAGCGGGTGTAACGCTAGCAAGTGCCTCAACTTTGGATGACTCTGTTAAGGGATCAACTAAGGTCGAACAAGCTCAAGCTGTTGGTAAGGCAATTGCCGCTGCAGCAAAGGCAAAGAAAATATCAAATGTCGTTTTCGACAGAAGTGGTTATCTATACCACGGCCGTATTTCAGCTTTGGCAGACGCCGCGCGTGAAAACGGGTTAGATTTCTAG
- the rplF gene encoding 50S ribosomal protein L6 — MSRIGLKTIEVPDNVTVTKKGNDITVKGPKGELTRYFDPKITFKQEDGKINFARSSESDKALHGTERANLASMVEGVVNGYKKTLKLIGVGYRAAAQGSKLTLNVGYSHPVELTAPEGVSVKATSATEIEVEGISKQNVGQFAAEIRDVRPPEPYKGKGIRYTDEYVRRKEGKTGK; from the coding sequence ATGAGCCGGATAGGTTTAAAAACAATTGAAGTCCCAGATAATGTCACTGTTACCAAAAAGGGTAACGACATTACTGTCAAGGGACCAAAGGGTGAATTAACTAGATACTTTGATCCAAAAATTACCTTTAAGCAAGAAGATGGTAAGATTAACTTTGCTCGTTCGAGTGAAAGTGATAAAGCACTTCACGGTACGGAACGTGCAAACTTAGCGTCAATGGTTGAAGGTGTAGTTAATGGCTACAAGAAGACTTTGAAGTTAATTGGGGTTGGTTACCGTGCAGCAGCACAAGGTAGCAAGTTAACTCTGAACGTTGGCTACTCACACCCAGTCGAATTGACTGCACCAGAAGGTGTTTCTGTTAAAGCTACTTCAGCTACTGAAATTGAAGTAGAAGGGATTTCTAAGCAAAATGTTGGACAATTTGCTGCTGAAATCCGCGATGTACGTCCACCTGAACCATATAAGGGTAAAGGTATTCGCTATACTGATGAATACGTACGTCGTAAGGAAGGTAAGACAGGTAAGTAA
- the rpsH gene encoding 30S ribosomal protein S8, which translates to MVMTDPIADYLTRIRNANMAKHSSVEIPASNIKKSISEILKREGFIRDYEVTDDNKQGIIKIFLKYGPDGERVISGLKRISKPGLRNYVGAENLPKVLNGLGIAIVSTSAGVITDKEARQKDVGGEVVAYVW; encoded by the coding sequence ATGGTCATGACAGATCCGATCGCAGATTACTTGACTAGAATTAGAAATGCCAATATGGCAAAGCATAGTTCTGTTGAAATTCCTGCATCAAATATAAAAAAATCTATTTCGGAAATTTTGAAACGCGAAGGCTTCATCCGTGATTACGAAGTTACTGATGACAACAAACAGGGCATTATCAAGATTTTCTTGAAATATGGTCCAGACGGAGAACGGGTCATTTCAGGCTTGAAGCGTATTTCAAAGCCAGGTCTGAGAAATTACGTGGGCGCTGAAAATTTACCTAAAGTTCTTAACGGCTTGGGTATTGCCATCGTTTCTACTTCTGCTGGTGTGATTACCGACAAGGAAGCTAGACAAAAAGACGTTGGCGGCGAAGTTGTTGCTTACGTTTGGTAA
- a CDS encoding type Z 30S ribosomal protein S14, translated as MAKTSQKIRNHRPAKFSSREYTRCERCGRPHSVYRKFGLCRICLKDLAHKGQIPGLKKASW; from the coding sequence ATGGCTAAAACATCACAAAAAATTAGAAATCATCGTCCTGCTAAATTTTCTTCACGTGAATATACTCGTTGCGAGAGATGTGGTCGTCCACACTCCGTTTACCGTAAATTTGGCTTATGCCGTATTTGTCTGAAAGATTTAGCTCACAAGGGTCAAATCCCAGGTCTTAAAAAGGCCAGTTGGTAA
- the rplE gene encoding 50S ribosomal protein L5, whose protein sequence is MANYLAQEYKEKIVPALQDKFEYKSVMQVPKIEKIVLNMGVGDAVANAKNLDEAVAELTLISGQKPLVTKAKKSIANFRLREGMSIGAKVTLRGDRMYDFLYKLVNVSLPRVRDFRGVSSRSFDGRGNYTLGIKEQLIFPEIDFDKVNRTRGLDVVIVTTANTDEEAQALLSQFGMPFAK, encoded by the coding sequence ATGGCAAATTATTTAGCTCAAGAATATAAAGAAAAAATTGTTCCTGCACTGCAAGATAAGTTTGAATACAAGTCTGTAATGCAAGTACCTAAAATTGAAAAAATTGTTTTGAACATGGGTGTCGGTGACGCTGTTGCTAATGCCAAGAATTTGGACGAAGCAGTGGCAGAATTAACCCTAATTTCCGGTCAAAAACCACTGGTTACGAAGGCTAAGAAGTCAATCGCTAACTTCCGCTTGCGTGAGGGTATGTCTATCGGTGCTAAGGTAACCCTTAGAGGAGATAGAATGTATGATTTCTTGTACAAGTTAGTCAATGTTTCACTTCCTCGTGTTCGTGACTTCCGCGGTGTTTCAAGCCGTTCGTTTGACGGTCGTGGTAACTATACTTTAGGCATTAAGGAACAATTGATTTTTCCGGAAATTGACTTTGATAAAGTCAATCGGACAAGAGGTTTAGACGTTGTTATCGTTACTACTGCCAATACTGATGAAGAAGCACAAGCGCTTTTAAGTCAATTTGGTATGCCGTTTGCAAAATAA
- the rplX gene encoding 50S ribosomal protein L24 — MFVKTGDKVKVIAGKDKGKEGIVVSVNTKKNRVVVKGVNTIKKHEKPSQTNANGGVVESNGSIHASNVKVIAKSESKKEETKNKK, encoded by the coding sequence ATGTTTGTTAAAACTGGTGACAAAGTAAAGGTTATTGCTGGAAAAGACAAAGGCAAAGAAGGGATTGTTGTTTCAGTTAACACCAAGAAGAACCGGGTGGTTGTTAAGGGTGTTAATACAATTAAGAAACATGAAAAACCTTCACAAACTAATGCAAATGGTGGTGTTGTTGAATCAAATGGTTCAATTCACGCTTCAAATGTAAAGGTTATTGCCAAGTCTGAAAGCAAAAAAGAAGAAACAAAGAATAAGAAATAG
- the rplN gene encoding 50S ribosomal protein L14 produces the protein MIQNESRLKVADNSGARELLVIRVLGGSKRKTGNIGDIVVATVKQATPGGVVKKGDVVKAVIVRTKSGARREDGSYIKFDENAGVVVNEDKSPRGTRIFGPVARELREHDFMKIVSLAPEVL, from the coding sequence GTGATTCAAAATGAATCCCGTTTGAAGGTTGCTGATAACTCAGGTGCCAGAGAACTTTTAGTTATTAGGGTCTTAGGTGGATCAAAGCGTAAGACCGGTAACATTGGTGACATCGTAGTAGCAACTGTCAAACAAGCAACACCAGGTGGCGTTGTCAAAAAAGGTGACGTTGTCAAAGCTGTCATTGTTAGAACAAAATCAGGCGCACGCCGCGAAGATGGTTCATACATCAAATTTGATGAGAACGCCGGCGTAGTTGTTAATGAAGATAAAAGCCCTCGTGGTACTCGTATCTTTGGGCCTGTTGCACGTGAGTTGCGTGAGCACGACTTTATGAAGATCGTCTCTCTTGCTCCTGAAGTCTTATAA
- the rpsQ gene encoding 30S ribosomal protein S17 — MSESIERNHRHVYQGRVISDKNDKTITVVVDTYKNHPVYKKRIKYSKKYYAQDENNEAKVGDTVRIMETRPLSRTKRFRLVEIVKKSV; from the coding sequence TTGAGCGAATCAATCGAAAGAAATCATCGTCACGTATATCAAGGTCGCGTAATTTCTGATAAGAACGACAAGACAATTACAGTTGTTGTTGATACTTACAAGAATCACCCTGTATACAAGAAGCGTATCAAATATTCGAAAAAATACTACGCACAAGACGAAAATAATGAAGCTAAAGTTGGCGATACTGTTCGTATCATGGAAACTCGTCCATTATCTCGTACAAAGCGCTTTCGTTTAGTTGAAATTGTCAAGAAATCTGTTTAA
- the rpmC gene encoding 50S ribosomal protein L29 — MKAKEIRALTTDQMLDKEKQYKEELFNLRFQQATGQLENTARLSKVRKNIARIKTILSEQALKND, encoded by the coding sequence ATGAAGGCTAAGGAAATCAGAGCATTAACCACTGATCAAATGTTAGACAAGGAAAAGCAATACAAAGAAGAACTCTTTAACTTGCGTTTCCAACAAGCAACGGGTCAATTAGAAAATACCGCTCGCCTAAGCAAAGTCCGCAAAAATATTGCTAGAATTAAGACAATTCTTAGCGAACAAGCATTGAAAAACGATTAG
- the rplP gene encoding 50S ribosomal protein L16, with product MPLVPKRVKHRREFRGKMRGAAKGGKTVVFGEFGLQALESHWITSQQIEAARVAMTRYMKRGGKVWIRIFPQKSYTAKGVGVRMGSGKGAPAGWVAVVKREKVMFEIGGVSEEVAREALRLASTKLPIKCKFVIKSSEVGGDSNEG from the coding sequence ATGCCTCTAGTACCAAAGCGAGTAAAACACCGTCGCGAATTTCGTGGAAAGATGCGTGGTGCTGCCAAAGGCGGTAAAACCGTTGTCTTTGGTGAATTTGGCTTACAAGCCCTCGAATCTCACTGGATCACTTCTCAACAAATCGAAGCTGCCCGTGTTGCGATGACACGTTACATGAAGCGTGGCGGTAAAGTTTGGATCAGAATTTTCCCACAAAAATCATACACTGCCAAAGGTGTCGGTGTGCGTATGGGTTCTGGTAAGGGTGCACCAGCAGGTTGGGTAGCCGTAGTAAAAAGAGAAAAAGTTATGTTTGAAATTGGTGGCGTCAGCGAAGAAGTTGCGCGTGAAGCACTTCGTCTTGCTTCAACTAAGTTACCAATCAAATGTAAGTTTGTGATTAAAAGTTCGGAAGTAGGTGGCGATTCTAATGAAGGCTAA
- the rpsC gene encoding 30S ribosomal protein S3, whose amino-acid sequence MGQKINPNGFRLGVIRDWESKWYADRGYKETLNEDLKIRNFISKTLKDASVSTVEIERAANRINVSINTSKPGMVIGKGGSEVETLRSKLNALTNKQVHVNIVEIKKPDLDAKLVAESIASQLEARIAFRRAIRQVTQRSMRAGAKGIRVQTSGRLNGADMARREWHTEGRVPLQTLRADIDYAWVNAYTTYGEIGVQVWINRGEVLPSKSKKPEQVKGGNK is encoded by the coding sequence ATGGGTCAAAAGATTAACCCAAACGGTTTTCGTCTCGGCGTGATTCGTGATTGGGAATCCAAATGGTATGCTGACAGAGGATATAAAGAAACCTTAAACGAAGATTTGAAAATCAGAAATTTCATTTCCAAAACGTTAAAGGATGCCTCTGTTTCTACTGTTGAAATTGAGCGTGCAGCAAACAGAATTAACGTATCAATCAATACCTCAAAACCAGGTATGGTAATTGGTAAAGGCGGTTCTGAAGTTGAAACTTTAAGAAGCAAATTGAATGCTTTGACTAACAAGCAGGTTCACGTTAATATTGTTGAAATCAAGAAACCGGATCTCGATGCTAAGCTAGTAGCTGAAAGCATTGCCAGTCAACTTGAAGCTCGTATTGCTTTTAGACGGGCAATTAGACAAGTTACACAGAGATCAATGCGTGCTGGTGCCAAGGGAATCAGAGTACAAACCTCTGGTCGTTTGAACGGTGCCGACATGGCAAGAAGAGAGTGGCACACCGAAGGACGAGTACCACTACAAACTTTAAGAGCGGATATTGATTATGCTTGGGTAAATGCCTACACCACTTACGGTGAAATTGGTGTTCAAGTATGGATCAACCGGGGTGAAGTCTTACCTTCCAAGAGTAAGAAGCCTGAACAAGTGAAGGGAGGAAACAAATAA
- the rplV gene encoding 50S ribosomal protein L22 yields MAEQISSARAEARTVRIAARKARLVVDLIRGKDVAEALAILQFTPRAASPIVEKVLRSAIANAEHNYDLESANLYVSEAYVNEGATLKRFRPRAKGMASPINKRTSHVVVVVSEKND; encoded by the coding sequence ATGGCAGAACAAATTAGTTCAGCTAGGGCTGAAGCAAGAACTGTTCGGATTGCTGCAAGAAAAGCGCGCCTAGTCGTCGACTTGATTCGTGGCAAAGACGTTGCTGAAGCATTGGCAATCTTGCAATTTACGCCTAGAGCTGCTTCCCCAATCGTTGAAAAGGTTCTGCGTTCAGCTATTGCTAACGCAGAACACAACTACGATCTTGAAAGTGCAAACCTGTACGTATCAGAAGCATACGTTAATGAAGGTGCCACACTAAAGAGATTTCGGCCACGTGCCAAAGGAATGGCTTCTCCGATTAACAAGAGAACTAGTCATGTAGTTGTAGTTGTTTCAGAAAAGAACGATTAA
- the rpsS gene encoding 30S ribosomal protein S19, with translation MSRSIKKGPFADASLLKKVDAQADTEKKQVIKTWSRRSTIFPSFVGLTIAVYDGRKHVPVYVTEDMVGHKLGEFVPTRTFRGHKTSADKATAK, from the coding sequence ATGAGCCGTAGTATTAAAAAAGGGCCTTTTGCAGATGCATCATTGTTAAAGAAAGTTGATGCACAAGCTGACACAGAGAAAAAGCAAGTTATTAAGACTTGGTCTCGTCGTTCAACTATTTTCCCTTCCTTCGTTGGATTGACTATAGCTGTTTACGATGGTAGAAAACATGTCCCGGTTTATGTGACTGAAGACATGGTTGGCCATAAGTTAGGTGAATTTGTTCCAACGAGAACATTCCGTGGACACAAGACATCAGCTGATAAGGCTACTGCAAAATAG
- the rplB gene encoding 50S ribosomal protein L2: MAIKVYKPTTNGRRNMTSSDFAEITKSKPERTLLESQSHTAGRNSYGHITSRHRGGGHKQKYRIIDFKRNKDEVKAVVKAIEYDPNRTANIALLHYTDGIKAYILAPKGLKVGDIVESGSDADIKPGNALPLKDIPTGTSIHNIEMRPGKGGQLVRSAGTSAQLLGNDGKYTLVRLQSGEVRKILSVCRATIGVVGNEQHSLIQLGKAGRSRWLGRRPQSRGSVMNPNDHPHGGGEGKAPVGRPQPMTPWGKKARGVKTRNKKQASEKLIIRHRKGSK; this comes from the coding sequence TTGGCTATTAAAGTTTATAAGCCAACCACCAACGGTCGCCGTAATATGACTTCTTCCGACTTTGCTGAGATTACTAAGAGCAAGCCAGAACGTACCTTGCTTGAATCACAATCACATACTGCAGGTCGTAATTCATATGGTCATATTACTAGTAGACACCGTGGCGGTGGTCACAAGCAGAAATACCGTATCATCGATTTTAAACGTAATAAGGACGAGGTTAAAGCAGTTGTTAAGGCAATCGAATATGATCCTAACAGAACAGCTAACATTGCATTACTGCACTACACCGATGGTATTAAGGCTTACATCTTAGCTCCTAAGGGACTAAAGGTAGGCGACATTGTTGAATCTGGTTCAGATGCTGATATCAAGCCAGGTAACGCGCTACCATTAAAGGATATTCCTACTGGTACCTCAATTCACAACATTGAAATGAGACCAGGTAAGGGTGGTCAACTCGTTAGAAGTGCCGGTACTAGTGCCCAGCTCTTGGGTAATGATGGTAAATACACCTTGGTTAGACTGCAAAGTGGCGAAGTTCGTAAGATCTTGTCAGTTTGCCGGGCAACTATTGGAGTCGTTGGCAACGAGCAGCACTCACTGATTCAGTTAGGTAAGGCTGGTCGTAGCCGTTGGTTAGGCAGACGTCCACAATCTCGTGGTTCGGTTATGAACCCTAACGATCACCCACATGGTGGTGGTGAAGGTAAGGCCCCAGTTGGTCGTCCGCAACCAATGACGCCATGGGGCAAGAAGGCTCGTGGTGTTAAGACCAGAAACAAGAAGCAAGCTAGTGAGAAGTTAATTATTCGTCACCGTAAGGGCAGCAAGTAA
- the rplW gene encoding 50S ribosomal protein L23, translating to MSAHDIILRPVITEKSTNLMDDKKYTFNVLLTATKTQVRDAVEEIFDVKVKKVNIMNVRGKDKRVGRYFGKTARSRKAIVTLTNDSNDIKIFKDENNEESK from the coding sequence ATGAGTGCACATGATATCATTTTAAGACCTGTCATTACTGAAAAGTCAACGAACTTAATGGATGATAAGAAGTACACTTTCAACGTGCTTTTAACCGCAACCAAGACGCAAGTTCGCGATGCTGTTGAAGAAATTTTTGATGTTAAAGTTAAGAAAGTTAACATTATGAATGTTCGCGGTAAAGACAAGCGGGTTGGTCGTTACTTTGGTAAGACTGCTCGTAGCCGTAAGGCAATTGTTACTTTGACTAACGATTCAAACGACATCAAGATTTTTAAAGATGAAAACAACGAAGAAAGTAAGTAA